Below is a genomic region from Streptomyces sp. NBC_00461.
TCCCACCTGCGGTTCACTTGGTCGCTGGAGGGGGACGGGACCGAGCTGGCCCGAGGGGTGCTGCCCACTCCCGAGGTGACGGCCGGGGAACGCGGCCGGCTGCCGGTGCCCCCGCTCGACCCGTCGGCGCGGGACGAGGGCGGCGAGCTCTGGCTGACCGTCCAGGCGGAGCTCGCCAAGCCCGCCGACTGGGCGGCCGAAGGGCACGCGGTCGCCTGGGGCCAGCTCCAGCTCTCCTCGGCCGGCCGCCGCCGCCCGACCGGCGCTCCGGTCGCGGCCCGCATCGCGGGCGAGCACGTCCTGCTCGGCCCCGGCCGCTTCGACCGGACCACCGGCAGCCTGCTGCGCATCGGCGCGGCGGCTGTGCGAGGACCGCGGTTGAACCTGTGGCGGGCCCCCACGGACAACGACCTGGGCTGGAGCCAGCGCGATGCCGCCTACTGGAAGGGGCGGGGCCTGGACCGGCTGCGGCACCGCACCGTCTCCGTCGAGACCGGCCCGGACGGCCTGACCGTCGTCGTGCGCAGCGCCGCCGCCGCGGCCGTCTGCGGCTACCTGACCACCTACCGCTGGGACAGCGACGGGGAGCGCCTGCGGGTGCGGGTCGAGACCGAGCCGGTCGGCCACTGGCCGGAGCGGGGCGACGACTTCGCCGACACCATGGTGGACCCGGAGCTGCCCCCCGAGGAGTACGCGGAACAGGTACGCCGGGACAAGTCCCGCTCCCTGGCCCGTATCGGCCTGGACTGGGAACTGCCCGAGGACTTCTCGCACGTGGAGTGGTTCGGCACGGGCCCCGGTGAGGCCTACCCGGATTCCCGGCAGGCGGTCCGCGTCGGTCGTTTCCGCGCCACGGTGGACGAGATGCAGACGCCCTATGTACGCCCCCAGGAGAACGGCAACCGTGCGGACGTCCGCTGGGCGGCCATCGGCGACGGGGCCGGCCGCGGGATCCGCGTCGAGGGCGGGGAAGTCTTCCACCTTGCCGCGCGACGCTGGACCGACCGTCGGCTCGACGCCGCCCGGCACCAGCACGAGCTGATCCCGGACCCGGTGGTCCACCTGCACACCGACCACGCCGTCCAGGGCCTGGGCACTGCCGCGGTGGGCCCCGGCGTTCTGCCGCCGCACCGGCTGGAGCTCGGGCCGGCCCGATTCACCTTCGTACTCACGCCCCTCGGCTCGGTGTGAAACCGAGAACAGTACGCCGTACCTGCTCACCAACGACTCAAGATCACGATCTACGGCTGGAGTACTTACTCCAGCCGTAGATCGTGATCACGGATGGGAAGGTCAGGCCCGGGACGCTCCGAGGAACCGCAGCACGGCCAGGACGCGGCGGTGGTCCGCGTCGACCACGGGCAGGTCAAGCTTGGCGAAGATGTTGTTGATGTGCTTGGCCACGGCGCTTTCGCTGACCACCAGCGCCTGCGCGATGCCGGCATTGGAGCGCCCCTCGGCCATCAGGCCGAGCACCTCCCGTTCGCGGGGGGTCAGCCGCGCGAGCGGGTCGCTGTCGCGCCGCAGCAGTAACTGGGCGACGACCTGCGGGTCCAGGGCCGTGCCCCCGTCCGCCACTCGCCGGACAGCCGCCACGAAGTCGGCCACATCGGCTACCCGCTGCTTGAGCAGGTAGCCCACACCGCTGGTGTTCGCAGACAGCAGGTCAGCCGCGTACCGTTCCTCCACGTACTGCGAAAGCAGCACCACCGGCGTCCCCGGCCAGCGCCGACGGATCTCCATCGCCGCCCGCACCCCCTCGTCGGTGAAGCCGGGCGGCATCCGGACGTCGATCAAGGCGAGTTCGGGCCGGTGCTCCGCCACTGCCGCCAACAGCCCCTCCGCGTCGCCGGCTTCCGCGGCGACCTGGAACCCGCCCATCTCCAGCACCTTGATCAGGCCGACCCGCAACAACACCGAATCCTCGGCGATCACCGCGCGCACG
It encodes:
- a CDS encoding response regulator, which codes for MRAVIAEDSVLLRVGLIKVLEMGGFQVAAEAGDAEGLLAAVAEHRPELALIDVRMPPGFTDEGVRAAMEIRRRWPGTPVVLLSQYVEERYAADLLSANTSGVGYLLKQRVADVADFVAAVRRVADGGTALDPQVVAQLLLRRDSDPLARLTPREREVLGLMAEGRSNAGIAQALVVSESAVAKHINNIFAKLDLPVVDADHRRVLAVLRFLGASRA